CTGACTCTAAGGGTTACAAGTGCCATAAGGGCCGCCATGGCTGCAGATAGAACTACATTAACTTTCTTAAAATATACCGGCAATTTCGCACTATCGTTTGGTGCTAGTGCGGTAATTATTCTCGCCTGTAGACCATATTGCGAAGCATACGGTTTGAGCAGGCTGGCATCACAACCCCCAGTCGTCATGACTGAATTATAATCTTCATTTTTAGCAACGATTAGCGGCCCGCTATAACCAGATTTTTCCTTGCAACGAGCCGTTTTTTCTACTATGGCTGATGAGTCGCGTTGAAAGCCATCAAACCATTCGCGCCACAGGCCGACTCCAAAAACATTGCCAAAGAAAGATAAAAACAAAACCACCCAAACAACGCTAAAAAACAGTATGCTCTTTTTTCTCTCCATAATACTTACCATATAGTATCATAATTTAACGATAGACTAAAGCAATCACCTAAACTATAATAGCGTCATGAAACCACTTTTATCTATCATTGTTACCGCCCATCACGAAGGCCTTATTGCTCATAAAACTATGCGCTCCATTGAACGTGCTGTCAGCCTGCTTCGTGATAGCGATATTTCTTACGAAATAATTATATCAATTGACCGTGGCGATGAAGAAACAATTCGCTACTTCAGTAATTATACCGCTCTACCGATCGCTATACACCAATGGAATCATGGTGACCTCGCTCAATCTCGCAATAGTGCCATCACCAAGGCGCACGGTCGTTTCATCGCATTTATCGATGCCGACGATTTGATGAGTGCCAACTGGCTACGAGATGGTGTGCAATTTTTAACAAACCACTCCTACGGTAAATATGTTGCCCATAGTGCCTATACTATTGAGTTTGAGGGGGCAAATGCCATTGTTGAAAAAGTTGGCTACACTAATAAAGACCGCGACACCCTGCTGAGTGTACTTTCGGGACGATGGAACTCGGTCATTATTGCGCCAAGTACTTTACTTCGCCAATTTCCGTATACACCAAATAGCCCCGGATATGGCTACGAGGATTGGTTTATGAGCTGTCAGTTCATCCAGTATGGTGTCAAAAATGTCCTCATTCCGGAAACCGCTATCTTTGTTCGCCGTAAGGCCACCGGCTCGGAATGGGCACGTCAAAAAACTAGCCGCTCAGTGCTCCACGCCCACCCACTCTTTAGTCCATCGTACTTTCGTACCATCAAGCTTGACTCGGTCGCCACACCCACCTCAGAGCAGCGGCGCCAAACAAAAAATACCATCAAAGAACTGCTGATTCGTTCTCGCATTCCACTAGGGTTAGTCAAGCGGCCGCTCGCAATCATCCGACGCGGACGCAATGTGCTCAAAAAAAAGAAGTTGACACCGGCGACCGAGGTGCTGCCAGCGTGGCTTGATACTGAATGGCGAGCATTACATCATATTGAGAAACTAATTTTTCCACCACATCCATTACCGACAGTATACCACACAATTACCGATGATCATTATCGTGTTGGCTTGGCGTACTGGCAAATGTGTCGTGATTTACGAAACGATAGGTATGATTATGTGTTGTTCGTACCGTGGCTCAAGCGTGGCGGTGCTGATCTATTTGCTCTTAACTACGCCAACACCGCTGCGTCACTCGGCAAGAAAGTTTTGGTTATTGCCACAAATGAAGTTGACGCTAATTACTCAGAGTGGCGACCACGACTTAACATCGACGTAGATTTCGTGCCGTTTGGGACAATTACCCGATTTTTCCCGATAGAACAAAAATATAGACTGCTAGAACAATTGATCGAGAATATTCATGCACCCGTACTCCACATCCTCAACTCAGAGCTGGCTTATGATTTTGTGCGAGATCACGCAGTATATATCAAGGCCACTGGTAAAAAAGTTATTGCTACGTCCTATAGCCAAAGCACCGATGAAACTGGACGAATATTTGGTTTTTCACACAGTCATCTGCCACAGATTTATCACCTGCTCTCTGAGATAACCACCGATAATGAAGCCGTCAAGTCGATGTGGGTTAATGAATATGCTTATGACGCGGATGCAATTACCGTTCACCATCAACCACTTGATAGCAGCACGTACACACCGGTAGCAAAGCTGGCTGGTCAAAGGCGAGTCCTTTGGGCGTCCCGCCTATCACCAGAGAAATTACCTCAATTAGTTGCAGTCATTGCTGATTTGCTGCCGGGTGATGTCCATATTGATATGTACGGTGACGCATCGAGCGAGTTTCCCGCCCATAAACTACCATCCCATCCACGGGTTCATTACCGCGGTGGCTTTAATGGTGTACCGTCACTGCCTGTTGATAACTATGACGTCTTTCTCTATACATCGCTCTTTGACGGCATGCCAAATACGCCAATTGAGACAGCCCTGTGCGGCTTGCCCCTAGTAGCAGCACGCGTTGGTGGAGTAGCAGACTTTGTTGGTACATATGGACAGATTGTTGATGATATCACCAATCCAAAAGCCTACGCTGAAGCGTTAACTGTTGTTCTGGACAATCCCAAGATAGCGTTTGCCAACGCCCAATCTCTACGAAAACAGGCGCTACGTGATTTTTCACAAAAAAGGTTTTTGACGGAAGTTAGGCGTATGCTTAAGCGGTAATTGTCCGCTCTACTCGCGCACCCTCATCTCGCCCCTAACCGCCTCTTGGCCAGTTTCGAGAGGTGGTGCTTTGTGGTCCTGCCAATGTCTTCCATCAAAGGTTGAGAAGTAGGCGCTATAAGTACCAGCTGGGAATGAGCGAGTTGCTTTGAATTCTAGTTCTTGATTTGGTTGAATTGTTGCTGGAGAGAGACAGCCAAAGTCGTGGTTTGCACCGCTTTGACTACGTAAAATGAAACAATTATGCTCTGTCGTTGTTACCGGTTGGTTAGAAAAGTTTTTCAGCTTGAAAGTAGCCGTCACTGGCTCTCCAGCTCGAGGATTGGCATTAGAAAGTGTTAATCCTTGTGTGAGTGTTGGATTAGAGAGAATGGTGAATGATAAGCTAGCTACCTCCTTGCCAGTCAACCCCGGTAGCGCCACCCCTTCGTGCCAGCGACTGCCGTCGTATAGCGCAAAGAAGGCTCTATACGTACCCGGCTTGTCAAAAAGACGACTGAGCGAAAACTGCATGCTACTATTTGGAGCAATTCCCTTTGTTGATTGACAGCCGAGGTCATGGTTCTCGCCACGTGGACCCCGAATAATATAGCACAAGCGCTGATCAGTCTGTGACACTGCCGAACTAAGATTACGCAGAGTGAATGAGCCGGTCAGCTTGTCACCAGCACGCGCTGGCGCTGGCGTTATTGATAATCCCTGTGACATGACGACATCTTGCAGCACTCTCATCTCCCCCTTCACCGCCTCGTTACCAGTCTCAAGCGGTGGAGCGGCATATTCGTGCCACGTACGGCCGTCAAAGGTGGAGAAGTAGGCACGGTAGATACCAACTGGGAAGGAACGAGTGGTCTTGAATTCTTGTTCTTGACCAGGTTGAATGGTGGTTGGTTGGAGGCAGCCGAGATCATAGTTTGCTCCATGTTGGTTGCGCATAATGAGACAGGTGCGGTTAGTGGTAGTGATGGGTTGGCTGGCAAAGTTCTTGATCTTAAAGGTGGTAGTGACTGGCTCGCCGGCACGTGGAGTGGAATTAGAGAAAGTAATGCCCTGAGTGAGAGTGGGGTTGGGGAGAATGGTGAACTGCGCCCGGTTACCAGCACTAGCCGGCGTTGGCACCGGATACTGCGCCTCGGTCCAGGTTGTCCCCTTGTCGAGAGTGCCGCTAATTCGCACCTTGTATAGACCACTTTCCCGCGGAATAAATTCCCGGTCGTAGGTGTAGGTTGCACCCGGCGCAAGGCTGTTGACTGTATCAAAACTAGCATCAGCATTTCGTCCACTCGGACTAGTAATTGCCGCACCAAAGTAACCAAGGTCAACTGGCTTCGGACTATTGTTTTTAACCGTGAAGCGAATCCGCGTTGATTGCCCAACGTGAGTTCGTTGGTTCTGAATAGTTACTGGGGAAGTTACTGTTGGCGCCGTCTGCACAAACGTCGACACTTCGCGGCTATGGCCCGGAGCTGATTCTGGATAATTATTACTCCAACCGTTGCCCTCACGGTAATTTGTGATCCAGAATTTATAATTCTCCTCTTTCGTTAACTTAGTTGTCACTCGGTAGGTATATGTCTGCCATGGCTCAAGAATAACCCGTTGGCTACCAAAGTCATAGTTATTCCACTTGCTATCACGGGCGGCTATCGCCATGGTACCTAGATCGCGACGCTGATTTGTGGCGTTACGGATAGTAAACGATGCGGTTATTGTCATGTCCGTAAATAGTTTTGACCCGGTCCCCTCCGTCCTCACCGACAGCGGCGATTCAATTCGCACAGATTTCAGCGGCGAACCAAACCATTCATTAAAGAAGCGCCAAAAATTACGATTACCATATGCTCCACAGTGGGCTGTCCCTGGATAGGCATTGAGCGCTCCTTGATTTGGCTGATATGGGGTGTAGTTGTACAAATTAGCTGTTGCTTGATTCTCGATATATACCCATGAGCCGCCACAGGCCGCGTTTGGGCTATACTGGATGTAGTTTGATCGACCAGCCTTATAGCGATATTCGCCCGGCCGATTAGTATAAAGCCGGAATTGCCGCGCCGCCATCCGCAATTGGTTGTACATGCCGGCATATTCACTTGAGCAGTTTGCCGTATTACCCGGGCCGCTATCTGGACAAGCAAAGCCCATAGCATACTTGTACTGGCTCTTGAGCGGCCAGACATCAGTAAACAACGACCCCTGTTCTTTCTTTAGCGTCACCAGCATTACTTGCGGATTAATACCAAATTCTTTTGATACATTCCAGATAATATTAGCCACCGACAGACCGCCAGCAAACCAGCCGCCACCCCTTTCAAACGAGGTCTCTTTCGTACTTGGATTTTCGTGATAATCACGCAGGCAGGCATACGGTGGGCCGTGCCAACCGCGTTTAGCTGCATATTGCGCTCGCGTACCTCCTCCATACTCGGACGGCCCAGTTCCCCACGTATCGCAGGCTGGCGTATGACTGTTAATAAAGTTTTGAATATCTTGAACGCTTGAAAATGTATTGGTGTCATAAAAAACATTGTCATCAATAATTCGTCCAGGACTCCATGGTGACAACGCTCCTGTTTTTGGCCAGAAGACAACCCCTAGACCAACAACACCAACGACGATCAGTGTATACCCAACACGCTTTAGCCAAGATAACTTCACATGCTGCAACCGAATCATCGTAGCCCCTCCTTGCGGAACGATGGCCCGTTCGTAGACTCCCCAGCATATACACCCGACGAGTAAGCAACCTTGATCGACATGTCAGTGCCCGACGGTAATTCTGATAGTGGAATCTCGGCCATCCGACAATTTGTCGAGCTCGGACCAGCGGATGCGCCAGTTTGACGCGAAACTTGACCACCAGACCAGTATACTGTAAAGGTACAGCTACCGCCGTTTTCGACAATAGCATTAACGCCGCCGTCAATTTGTAGACGTTGCCCGTCGCCACTGAGGCCGTAACCACTCACAATCGGTGTTACTGCTCGTTTTGAGCCGCGTTGCTCACCAGGACCAGCTGGCTTATCGGAGCTGCGGCCATCACGTTCTTCTGGCTTCGTCTTACTGTCGTCAACTTTCTTATTACCGTCTTTGTTGCTGTTATTTTCCTTTGCTCGGGACGAATTAGCATCATCCTTGGCCCGTTCTGTTTGTTGTGGCCGCGTTATCGCATAAACAGCCGCCGCAATAGCAATCACGACAATCGCACTTACTAAACTAATTATTACAATCTTGGTCCTCTTTGGCGATGTTTGTTTAACTCGCATAGTGTTGTTTCCCCTGTTTTATCCTATCAGCTTAAGCATAACAGCTAATCGTTGGGTTTTCAATATTTTTACCAACAAAGATGCTATAATATCCCGTATGAATGCACAGAAATCCCAAGTTAAACCACCATTGGTGTCAATTATTACCGCCACCTATAATGACGAAACATACATTGAGTCCTCAATTCGCTCCGTGCTGTCACAAGATTTTACTGATTTTGAATATATCATTATCAATGACGGATCATCAGACGGCACAAAAAAAATAATTGAACGCCTTCAAAAAGAAGATAGCCGCATTCGCCTCATTAATCAAAAAAATAGCGGCCTCGTGGCTTCACTCAACCGCGGCATTACCGAAGCGCGTGGTACCTACATTGCCCGTATTGATGGCGACGATGAGTGGCTACCGCACAAGCTCAGGACTCAAGTCACTATGCTAGAGAAAAACAAAAACCTGGTTCTGGTTGGCGGTGGCGCAGAAATCATGAACCAAGATAGCGTACCAACTGGTTTTATTTTTAACGTTGCTCGTAACGAAGATATTAGACTCGGTCTTTGCATTTTTAATCAATTCTGTCATTCATCGGTCATTTATCGCCGCCAGGCAGCACTTGACGCTGGTCTTTACCCTGACACCTGTCCGGCTGAAGATTATGACCTGTTTAGTAAATTTGCCGAACATGGTGAGCTTGCCAACGTACCTTACCCTGTTTTTCGCTATCGCATTAGTGACGGCAGCATCTCGGCTAAACGGCGCGATGAGCAAAATCGTCTCGCTAAAAAGTTTTCGCTTCGCAACTGGGATATCGTTCAGCCGACGGTCACTAGTCGTGCCGATATCAAACGTGCTTTCGCCTATTATCTCAAAAATCCAATTAACCATGATTTTGGAATTAGCCATAAGCACGCCTACACTTTTGTACTAATGCGCATTGGTTATCGTATGCTTCAAAAGGGACAGGTTGGTAAGGGGCTCCGTCAGCTTTGGAACGTGGCATCAACCGGGCGCACTGCCGCCAAGATCGTTGTTAAGTGGGGACTTGATATCATTAAGATTAAGCTTCGACCATCACGTCGAAAAACAAAATCGGCTGCTTAAATGGCACAGGGATAACCAGTTTATCGTCAAACCATTAGCTGACTATCCTTTTCTATCTGTGATCGTGGCGCCACTGCCGCGGAATCAATGTTAATCCCCCAAACGACTGCCCAACTACTGAAAAGTCTTTCGTGATAGTAAATTCCTCGGCACGATAAGCAACGTCATACTTTACTGACCCATCGTGATTGAGAAGATTAACGTCAACATAGTACGATCCCGGGCCCAAGTTTACCTCGATATCAAGTGTCAGTTTTTTATCTTTTGGTAGCTCAGCGAAGCCTTCACGATTAGTAATAAAATTCGATACTAAATCACTGTCTTTGCGATACAAATCAACCATGATTGCTCGCGTCTTATCGTGGCGCCAAGCGATATCAAACGAGATAGTCTCACCAACCTTAAAGCTACGCTGCTTTTTACCTGTCGCGCCGCGGATTGTAATATCAACATTTTCACCTGTATATTGCCGATTTCTATCAATACTTGCATCAATCACTGCTTGATTAAGCCGACTATACTCATCAGCCACCTGTACCGGGTCCCCCTCTTTGATAATTGTACCGTCTTGGATTAGCACAGCACGATTACAAAACTTCTTGACCGTTTCCATATCGTGTGTCACTAGGACAACTGTCTGCCCGCTGGCTTTATACTGCTCAAATATGTCGATACACTTGCGCTGGAATGCCTCATCACCGACAGCCAACACTTCATCGAAAATCATAATATCGTTACGCGCCTTAATTGCTACTGAAAACGCCAACCGCACCTGCATGCCCGACGAATAATTTTTCAGCTTCTGATCCATGAACGGCTCAAGTTCAGCAAAGGCAACAATCTCATCATACATTGCCTCCATCTCTTTGCGGGTGAACCCAAGTAGTGCTCCGTTCAAAAAAACATTATCTCGGCCAGACAGCTCCGGGTTGAAGCCAACACCCAGTTCAATAAATGGTGTCAGCTTACCATGTAGCTGAATACTACCGCTCGTCGGTTGATATACACCGGCGAGAATTTTAAGCATGGTACTTTTTCCTGAGCCGTTCCGACCAACAACCCCGAAAAAGTCACCCTGATTAACAGTAAAACTAACCCCGTCCAATACCTTTTGGACGGTCTTTTTATTTCGTTTAATAATATTAACAAAAGCATGCTTAATGCTTGAGTTCTTGGTCTGCGGCAGCACAAACTCTTTATGTATATCCTTGATTATAATCGCCGGCTTTGCCATCTAAATATCCTCCGCAAATGAACGTTGCTTACGCTGGAAATACCACCACCCCAACCCAAATAGCCCGATGGTTATTACAATCGGGATAATCCATAGTAGTGGGTTATGAAACGTCTGCCAAATCGTTTGAGAAGCTGAATTATTGGGCATGAGTACATGCCGAGCATCCTGAATAATTTGTGTGACCGGGTTCAAAAATGCCACCTTCTGGATGATCGCTGGCATATAAATAATGGCGAAAATAATACCGCTAGCGTAAAACCCAGCCTGCAACAAAATTTCCCAAATGTACGCGATATCACGAAATGTCACATAAAGCGCTGAGAGCAGGAGAGATAGGCCAATTGATAGTAAAAATAGCTGAGCAATTATCGGAATTAGTAGCAACCACAACAAAGTTGGCATTAGACCACTTAGTAGTGCAAAAATTATCACCACAATCATCCCCAAGCCAAGGTTAATCAGCGCCGATACGGAGCTGGCAACCACTAAGAGGTGTCTTGGGATTGCTACTTTACGAATTAGTTGCCCATTTTCCACTACCGAACGAGTACCTACCATCGTTGCCTCAGAGAAAAAGTTCCATAGCACGACGCCAATTAATAACCAGACGCCAAAATATTCAATCCCTTTACTACCCTGTGGGAATGCATAGGTAAACAATACATACAAGATGCCGAATATGAACAGCGGCTTCAGAAGCGACCATACGTATCCGAGGGCAGAATTTTGGTAGCGAACCTTAAAGTCTGTGCTAACCATTGCGCGCAAAATTGCCCGATTTTTTTCATTACCAAAGAGACGTCTCACTCCCTGATTATACCAAATTACACCAAAAAGATATATACTTGTAAAATGAATCGGTTACGAGTTGTTATCGTACGAAATGCCGCACCTCATGATTTTGGTGGTGGCGAGCGATTTCCAGTGTTCTTAGCTCAGGAGCTACGAGAGCTGGGCCATTTGCCGGTTATTTTTAGTCACCACACGACACTCTGTGACTACGCTAAGCACGAACGGTTGACTTATCACCGCTCTTGGTGGTGGTCTCGACAAAACTGGAGCGGCCGGCGAGTTGTATTAACACCACTATATATACTCTGGCAGCTGCTACTCACTTTGTATTATATTATCCAATTTCATCGCTACAAAGCTGACGTTGTTCACCTGCAGAGTAAGGATGATTTTATTGCTGGGTCAATTGCTG
The window above is part of the Candidatus Saccharibacteria bacterium oral taxon 488 genome. Proteins encoded here:
- a CDS encoding ATP-binding cassette domain-containing protein; this encodes MAKPAIIIKDIHKEFVLPQTKNSSIKHAFVNIIKRNKKTVQKVLDGVSFTVNQGDFFGVVGRNGSGKSTMLKILAGVYQPTSGSIQLHGKLTPFIELGVGFNPELSGRDNVFLNGALLGFTRKEMEAMYDEIVAFAELEPFMDQKLKNYSSGMQVRLAFSVAIKARNDIMIFDEVLAVGDEAFQRKCIDIFEQYKASGQTVVLVTHDMETVKKFCNRAVLIQDGTIIKEGDPVQVADEYSRLNQAVIDASIDRNRQYTGENVDITIRGATGKKQRSFKVGETISFDIAWRHDKTRAIMVDLYRKDSDLVSNFITNREGFAELPKDKKLTLDIEVNLGPGSYYVDVNLLNHDGSVKYDVAYRAEEFTITKDFSVVGQSFGGLTLIPRQWRHDHR
- a CDS encoding glycosyltransferase, with protein sequence MKPLLSIIVTAHHEGLIAHKTMRSIERAVSLLRDSDISYEIIISIDRGDEETIRYFSNYTALPIAIHQWNHGDLAQSRNSAITKAHGRFIAFIDADDLMSANWLRDGVQFLTNHSYGKYVAHSAYTIEFEGANAIVEKVGYTNKDRDTLLSVLSGRWNSVIIAPSTLLRQFPYTPNSPGYGYEDWFMSCQFIQYGVKNVLIPETAIFVRRKATGSEWARQKTSRSVLHAHPLFSPSYFRTIKLDSVATPTSEQRRQTKNTIKELLIRSRIPLGLVKRPLAIIRRGRNVLKKKKLTPATEVLPAWLDTEWRALHHIEKLIFPPHPLPTVYHTITDDHYRVGLAYWQMCRDLRNDRYDYVLFVPWLKRGGADLFALNYANTAASLGKKVLVIATNEVDANYSEWRPRLNIDVDFVPFGTITRFFPIEQKYRLLEQLIENIHAPVLHILNSELAYDFVRDHAVYIKATGKKVIATSYSQSTDETGRIFGFSHSHLPQIYHLLSEITTDNEAVKSMWVNEYAYDADAITVHHQPLDSSTYTPVAKLAGQRRVLWASRLSPEKLPQLVAVIADLLPGDVHIDMYGDASSEFPAHKLPSHPRVHYRGGFNGVPSLPVDNYDVFLYTSLFDGMPNTPIETALCGLPLVAARVGGVADFVGTYGQIVDDITNPKAYAEALTVVLDNPKIAFANAQSLRKQALRDFSQKRFLTEVRRMLKR
- a CDS encoding glycosyltransferase; translated protein: MNAQKSQVKPPLVSIITATYNDETYIESSIRSVLSQDFTDFEYIIINDGSSDGTKKIIERLQKEDSRIRLINQKNSGLVASLNRGITEARGTYIARIDGDDEWLPHKLRTQVTMLEKNKNLVLVGGGAEIMNQDSVPTGFIFNVARNEDIRLGLCIFNQFCHSSVIYRRQAALDAGLYPDTCPAEDYDLFSKFAEHGELANVPYPVFRYRISDGSISAKRRDEQNRLAKKFSLRNWDIVQPTVTSRADIKRAFAYYLKNPINHDFGISHKHAYTFVLMRIGYRMLQKGQVGKGLRQLWNVASTGRTAAKIVVKWGLDIIKIKLRPSRRKTKSAA
- a CDS encoding ABC transporter permease, producing MRRLFGNEKNRAILRAMVSTDFKVRYQNSALGYVWSLLKPLFIFGILYVLFTYAFPQGSKGIEYFGVWLLIGVVLWNFFSEATMVGTRSVVENGQLIRKVAIPRHLLVVASSVSALINLGLGMIVVIIFALLSGLMPTLLWLLLIPIIAQLFLLSIGLSLLLSALYVTFRDIAYIWEILLQAGFYASGIIFAIIYMPAIIQKVAFLNPVTQIIQDARHVLMPNNSASQTIWQTFHNPLLWIIPIVITIGLFGLGWWYFQRKQRSFAEDI